In a genomic window of Rhopalosiphum maidis isolate BTI-1 chromosome 4, ASM367621v3, whole genome shotgun sequence:
- the LOC113556352 gene encoding putative uncharacterized protein DDB_G0271606: MMSSSGVIESDVSATPMETDDEIEQFVAQTTDIEMAPTSISSHVNLPVSSVAPILSSSSPSATALNNKPSTTSVTLGNLLVPQVAPLITSTISTIAPLINPPMSQNVHANHTTVSTVTSLNSTPVSTLAVLNNPSVVTTTQQNIVMQQLQFQQLQQLQQQQQQLQQQQQQLQQQLPLQQKQQLPTQQQQLQHQQIQLQQQQLQQMQQKQLLIQQQQIKHHQQQQIKQLPQPQLLQQLQQQHQQPQQQSAQQQPQQQLLQQQLSSQQQQQLTSQQQQQQQQITSQQQQNQQQLTSQQQQNQQQLTSQQQQLPQQQTTQQLPPLQQQQQQQQQQQTVQQTQPQVTQQQQLPSQQQQQTVQQPQQQMSQQQQSPSQQQQQQTPQQQQSPQQSQQPQLTIKSLINADNAALLTKARLRELVKEVDPNEQLEEDVEDLMLQLSDDFVNELVKAACVFAKHRKSNIVEVKDVQIYLERYLNMWIPGFGTDELKPYKKAPITEAHKQRTALIKKVASKKY, encoded by the exons ATGATGAGTTCGAGTGGTGTCATCGAAAGCGATGTGAGCGCGACGCCTATGGAAACGGATGATGAAATCGAACAATTTGTG GCTCAGACTACCGACATTGAAATGGCACCAACGTCAATCTCGTCCCACGTCAATCTGCCCGTTTCGTCAGTCGCACCAATTTTAAGCTCGTCGTCACCATCGGCAACAGCTCTCAATAACAAACCGTCCACTACATCTGTAACTCTCGGCAATCTACTTGTACCACAAGTTGCCCCACTCATCACTTCAACTATATCGACCATCGCTCCACTGATCAATCCGCCCATGTCTCAGAATGTACATGCAAATCACACGACAGTGTCCACAGTCACGTCTCTTAATAGTACTCCAGTATCAACGTTAGCTGTGCTCAATAACCCTTCAGTAGTGACCACCACCCagcaaaatattgtaatgcaaCAACTCCAATTCCAACAGTTACAACAACTccaacagcaacaacaacaactccaacagcaacagcaacagctCCAACAGCAACTACCACTACAACAGAAACAACAGTTACCGACACAACAGCAACAACTTCAACACCAACAGATCCAACTCCAACAACAACAACTCCAGCAAATGCAACAGAAACAACTACTAATACAACAGcaacaaataaaacatcacCAACAGCAACAAATAAAACAGCTACCGCAACCACAATTACTACAGCAGCTGCAACAA CAACATCAACAGCCGCAACAGCAATCGGCACAGCAGCAACCTCAACAACAGCTACTGCAACAACAACTTTCGTCtcaacagcaacaacaactAACATCtcagcagcaacagcaacaacaacaaataacGTCTCAGCAGCAGCAGAATCAACAACAACTAACGTCTCAGCAGCAGCAGAATCAACAACAATTAACGTCTCAGCAGCAACAACTACCACAACAACAAACAACACAGCAACTACCGCCActgcagcaacagcagcaacaacaacaacaacaacagacAGTACAGCAGACACAACCACAAGTgacacaacaacaacaattacCATcgcagcagcaacaacaaaCAGTACAGCAGCCACAACAACAAATGTCTCAGCAACAACAGTCACCAtcacagcagcagcagcaacaaacGCCACAACAACAGCAATCACCACAACAATCACAACAACCACAACTCACCATCAAAAGCTTGATAAACGCAGACAATGCGGCT ctgTTAACAAAAGCACGTTTACGTGAACTAGTCAAAGAAGTAGATCCAAATGAACAGCTAGAGGAGGACGTAGAAGATCTTATGTTGCAATTATCCGACGATTTTGTCAATGAATTAGTCAAAGCAGCATGCGTATTTGCTAAACatagaaaatcaaatattgttgAAGTTAAAGACGTCCAAATTTACTTag AACGGTACTTAAATATGTGGATACCTGGTTTTGGTACAGATGAATTGAAACCATATAAAAAAGCGCCTATTACTGAAGCCCATAAACAACGAACAGCGCTTATCAAGAAAGTTGCcagtaaaaaatactaa
- the LOC113556354 gene encoding probable ATP-dependent RNA helicase DDX10 produces MVYKKRKIKVFRPKQKKESIDVVIGKLKESYEQIDPNAIEKFEDFPLSAPTLKGLKENKFFVPTEIQRESIGYSLRGEDILGAAKTGSGKTLAFLIPVLEILYCNKWNRSEGLAALIITPTRELAYQIFETLRKIGIHHDFSAGLIIGGKDLKFERKRLDQCNIMICTPGRLLQHMDENPLFDCSNMLVLVLDEADRCLDMGFQQTMNNIIENLPPERQTLLFSATQTKSVKDLIRLSLNNPHSISVHEESEHSTPSGLVQSYMVCELHDKMSLLWSFIKNHLHHKVLVFMSSCKQVKYFYEILCKLRPGTSLLALYGTMHQTKRMAVYESFSRKQRSVLFATDIAARGLDFPAVNWVVQLDCPENANEYIHRAGRTARFQKSGESLLVLLPSELAILEQLKNKKIPISEIKVNPNKLTSVQRTLEATLAKDHILKESAQRAFVSYIKSVFLMKDKSVFDVSALDTDSFASSLGLAIPPRVRFLQKWKKAKEAKKKEKDTLAQTVVENLNEKLNKSSDSEISDDEPEPYQSSVKDSYNFHNDDDSDEENDNLFTVKRKDHNIPETEDFEEEVELSTDNLNKKKKKPLTKAAVAKKMIKKQIKPNQKTVFDETGEAVLDKAKTKVSQMAREYENNSDKGGIDIEQAKQMLREEDVYDKQLFREKVKAKHREEKRKAKEEAKRAEMEDASSSDEASVDLSWLPDPDKVYGKQESGDSEDNFDPNDLNSASESEVDDDSSNIHRPPKRKLLTNKNNSNKRRKNEEDLDEPIDTGLSLMEDEELVLKMLDV; encoded by the exons ATGGTGTACAagaaacgtaaaataaaagtttttagacCTAAACAAAAGAAGGAGTCTATCGATGTCGTGATCGGCAAACTCAAAGAATCGTACGAACAg attgatCCAAATGccattgaaaaatttgaagaTTTTCCCTTGTCGGCACCAACACTAAAAGgtttaaaagaaaacaaattcttTGTGCCTACTGAAATACAACGTGAAAGCATTGGCTATAGCTTACGTGGTGAAGACATATTAGGTGCAGCTAAGACTGGTAGTGGTAAAACGCTAGCTTTTTTAATACCG GTATTGGAAATATTGTATTGCAACAAATGGAATCGTTCAGAAGGGTTAGCAGCATTGATCATAACTCCTACAAGAGAATTAGCATATCAGATATTTGAAACATTGCGTAAAATTGGGATCCACCATGATTTTTCTGCTGGTTTAATTATTg GTGGCAAAGATTTGAAATTTGAGCGTAAACGTTTAGACCAATGTAACATAATGATTTGCACGCCAGGTCGTTTATTGCAACATATGGATGAAAATCCACTGTTTGACTGCTCTAATATGCTGGTACTAGTATTGGATGAAGCTGATCGATGTCTTGATATGGGTTTTCAGCAAactatgaacaatattatagagaATTTGCCTCCTGAAAGGCAAACACTTCTGTTTTCAGCCACTCAAACCAA atctgTGAAAGATTTGATAAGACTCAGCTTAAATAATCCTCATTCAATTTCTGTTCACGAAGAATCAGAGCATAGTACTCCATCAGGCTTAGTACAAAGTTATATGGTATGTGAATTGCATGATAAAATGAGTTTGTTATGGTCgttcataaaaaatcatttacacCATAAAGTGCTCGTGTTTATGTCAAGCTGTAAACAG gttaaatatttttatgaaatattatgtaaactacGACCAGGAACTAGTTTATTAGCATTGTATGGTACAATGCATCAAACAAAACGTATGGCTGTGTACGAATCATTTAGTAGAAAACAACGTTCTGTTCTCTTCGCTACAGACATTGCTGCTCGAGGACttg atTTTCCTGCTGTTAATTGGGTTGTTCAGTTGGATTGTCCAGAAAATGCAAACGAGTATATTCATCGTGCTGGTAGGACGGCTAGATTTCAGAAATCTGGAGAATCGTTGCTTGTACTTTTACCCTCTGAATTAGCTATTTTAgaacaattgaaaaataaaaaaattccaatcTCAGAAATaaa agTTAATCCTAATAAATTGACATCAGTGCAACGGACATTAGAAGCTACTTTAGCAAAAGATCACATTTTGAAAGAATCAGCTCAGCGTGCTTTTGTTTCTTATATAAAATCTGTATTCTTAATGAAAGACAAAAGTGTTTTTGACGTTTCAGCTTTAGATACAGATTCATTTGCTAG TTCATTAGGTTTAGCGATTCCACCACGTGTaagatttttacaaaaatggaAGAAAGCTAAAGAAGCcaagaaaaaagaaaaggaTACACTTGCTCAAACTGTAGTTGaaaatcttaatgaaaaattgaacAAATCATCTGATTCTGAAATTTCAGACGACGAACCTGAGCCGTATCAATCATCTGTTAAAGACtcgtataattttcataatg atGACGATAGTGATgaagaaaatgataatttattcactGTAAAACGAAAAGATCACAATATCCCAGAAACTGAAGATTTTGAAGAGGAAGTAGAATTATCAActgataatttgaataaaaagaaaaaaaaacctttaacTAAAGCAGCAGTagcaaaaaaaatgattaaaaaacaaatcaagCCAAATCAGAAAACTGTTTTTGATGAAACTGGAGAA gctGTACTGGACAAGGCTAAAACAAAAGTCTCACAAATGGCTCGAGAATATGAGAATAATAGCGATAAGGGTGGTATTGATATAGAACAAGCCAAACAAATGTTACGTGAAGAGGATGTGTATGACAAACAACTGTTCCGAGAGAAGGTTAAAGCAAAACATAGAGAGGAAAAGAGGAAAGCCAAAGAAGAAGCTAAGAGAGCTGAAATGGAGGATGCAAGTTCTAGTGATGAAGCATCTGTTGATCTGTCTTGGCTACCTGATCCAGATAAGGTTTATGGCAAACAAGAGAGTGGTGATTCCGAAGATAATTTCGATCCTAACGATCTTAATTCTGCTTCAGAATCTGAAGTTGATGATGATTCATCAAATATTCATCG ACCACCTAAACGAAAATTGTtgactaataaaaacaatagtaataaacgAAGGAAGAATGAAGAAGACTTAGATGAACCCATAGACACAGGTTTGAGTTTAATGGAAGATGAAGAATTAGTGCTTAAAATGTTGGATGTGTaa